In the genome of Luteitalea pratensis, the window GCATGCACGCCAGGACGACGTTGCGACGCGGCTGTCGCAGCAGATCGACCGGCTCACATCCTCGACGTATGACCCGCCGCGGTTCGGTCCTGCGCGCTGGGTGCCCGGACGAGATGCGTACACGATTGCGGAGTCGGCGGCCCCGCCAGGGACCGGCATGGACATCGTCAGATACGACGCGGCATCGGGAGCGCGCGAGGTGATCGTAGCCGCGAGCATCCTGACCCCGCCTGGTGCCAAGGGCGGGCTCGACATCGACGACTACACATGGTCGCCCGACGGCCGGTTCTTGCTGATCTTCACCAACACGCGCAAGGTCTGGCGCGACAACACGCGCGGTGACTACTGGGTGGTGGACCTCGAACCCGCAAGTCATGCGCGTCACCCATCACCAGAGACGGCGCCGCGGCTCAGCAAGCTCGGGGGCGACGGGCCCGAAGCCTCGCTGCTGTTTGCCAAGTTCTCGCCCGACTCCACACGCGTGGCGTACGTGCGTGCCAACGACATCTACGTCGAGCGTCTCGAGGACGGACGCATCACCAGGCTGACCAGCGACGGCAGCGAGACGACGATCAACGGCACCTCCGATTGGGTCTACGAAGAAGAGCTCTTCGTGCGCGACGCCTTCCGCTGGAGTCCTGATAGCCGCGCCATCGCCTACTGGCAGTTCGACAGCACGGGCGTCGAGTTGTTCACGCTGATCAACAACACCGACACGCTGTATCCCACGCTGACCCGCATCCCATATCCGAAGGCCGGTACTCGCAACAGCGCGGTGCGAGTCGGGGTCATCAGTGCCGACGGCAGCGCGACGACGTGGATGCAGGTGCCTGGCGATCCGCGAGAGCACTACATTGCCCGTGTGAGCTGGATCGACGCCGACACCCTGGCCATCCAGCAACTGAACCGCCTGCAGAGCCGCAACGATCTGCTGCGCGCGGACGCGCGGACAGGCGTGACGGGCCTGCTGTTTCGTGACCAGTCCACGACCTGGGTCGACATCGTGGAAGACGTGCGCTGGATCGATGGCAACCGCGCCTTCGTCGTGGTGAGCGAACGCGACGGTTGGCGGCACGTGTATCGGGTGGCGCGTGATGGCGCCGAGCCCCGTCTGCTGACGAGGTTCGACGCGGACATTCTGGGGGTGGCAGGGATCGACGAAGCCGCGGGATGGCTCTACGTCACAGCTTCGCCCGACAATCCCACGCAGGCATATCTGTACCGTGCGCGACTCGACGGAACGGGGATCCCCGAGCGGGTCACGCCCGCATCGATGCGCGGGACGCATTCGTACGTGCTGTCGCCCGACGGCACGCTGGCCTTCCACACCGCGTCGCGTGTTGACATCCCTCCCGTGGTGGACATCGTGACTCTGCCGGCACATCGCTCGCTGCAGACGCTGACGGATACATCGGCGCTGACCGCCAAGCTCGCGCCGATCGTCGCCACACCGACCGAGTTCCTGACCGTCGACATCGGTGGAGGCGTGTCGCTGGATGGCTGGCTCCTCCGTCCTTCGAACTTCGATACGTCGAAGCGGTATCCGGTGATTGTCTTTGTGTATGGCGAGCCCTGGGGCCAGACCGTCGCCGATCGCTGGGGCGGCCCGCACCTGTTCCACCGTGCGCTGGCGGATGCCGGCTACCTCGTCGCGTCGTTCGACAACAGCGGGACGGCGACCCCGAGGGGCACCGCCTGGCGCAAGGTCATCTACGGCACGATGGGGGAGCTGTCGTCGAAAGAACAGGCCGCGGCAGTGCGGGCCCTCGCCGCAGCGCGCCCGTACGTGGATCTCTCCCGGGTCGGCATCTGGGGCTGGAGCGGTGGCGGGTCCAACACGCTGAACGCGATGTTTCGGTATCCGGATATCTTCCACGTCGGGGTCGCGGTCGCGCCAATGCCCGACCAGCGCCTGTACGACACCATCTACCAGGAGCGTTATATGGGGACGCCCCAGGGCAACCCCGAGGGGTACCGGGTGGGATCGCCCATCAACTTTGCCGACGGACTCAAGGGGCGCCTGCTGATCGTTCACGGCTCGGGCGATGACAACGTGCACTATCAGGCCACTGAACGCCTCGTCAACCGGCTCGTCGAACTCGGTAAACGCTTCGACATGATGGTGTATCCCAACCGCACGCATGCCATGAGGGAAGGCGCTGGCACGTTTGCTCACCTGCATCAGCTGATTGCGCGCTATTTCCTCGACCACCTGCCACCGGGCGGGAAGTAAGCAGCAATTTGAAATTTGAAGCTGATGCGTCCGGTGCCCGGTACCCGGTGCCCGGTACCCGGTACCCGGCATAATCGATCCATGACCATCGGATTCATCGGCGCAGGACACATCGGCAGCGTTGTCGCGCGTGCGGCGATTGCGGCCGGACATTCGGTCGTGCTCAGCAACTCTCGCGGACCCGAGACGTTGGCCGACCTGGTCACGCAACTCGGTCCGTCTGCGAGGGCGGCGACGCCCAGTGACGCCGCGCGAGCCGGCGCCATCGTGGTGGTGACGATTCCGCTCCGGAACATCGCAGATGTGCCGATCGAGCCACTCGCGGGCAAGGTCGTCATCGACACCAACAACTACTACCCGCAGCGCGACGGCCACATCGCCGAACTCGACGACGAGTCGACGACGACCGCAGAACTACTGCAGCGCCACCTGCCGACGTCGAAGGTGGTCAAGGCCTTCAACCACATCTACGCGGCGCAGATCACGACCGACGGCACGCCTGCGGGCACGCCGAACCGTCGTGCGCTGGTGATTGCGGGAGACGATGCGGCGGCGAAGGCGACGGTGACGCAACTGCTCGACCAGTTCGGGTATGACACGGTGGATGCCGGCCCGCTGGCCGAAGGATGGCGCATCCAGCGCGACACGCCCGGGTACGGCCCGCGGCGCAACGCCAAGGAACTCCGCGCGGATCTCGCAGCCGCGAAGCGGTATCGCGATATGTGACCGGTCACCGGGAACCGGGAATCGGGAACCGGGAACCGGGAATCGGGAATCGGGAATCGGGACCGATCGAGAAAAACCGGTGTAGCCGTCGAGCTTGCTCGACGGTCAGCTCGCCGCGGCTTACCGTCCAGCGTCCAGCGTCCAGCGTCCGGCGTTGTCCACGTAGCTCAGGCAAGTGCTTGAGACCTGAGTCCTGAGTCCTGAGACCTGAGTCGCGCCGTCGAGCTTGCTCGACGGGCGACGAGACCGCGGATCGGGTGTCAGCCGACGAGCATCGGCATCGCCCAGAGGACACCCACGACGAGCGAGAGCACGCCCGCCGACAACTGGAGCCACGCCTGCAGGTGCGGGCGGGAGGCGATGCGCGAGAGCTGCCAACCCGCAAGCCCGGAGACCGCCGTCATCGCGGCCACTGACCCCAAACCGAAGAGCGCGACGAATACGAGGCGGGCTGGCAGCGAGGTGAATGCCCCCATCGCGAGCGCGGCGAGCGCGCCGCTGCCCGCGAGTCCATGTACGACGCCAACCAGGTATGCGCGCGGCGACAGGGCCCATGTGCCGACATGCAGGTGATGTCCCTGCGCCGGATGGTGATGGGCCGTGTGCCCGTGCCTGTGCCAGGCGTCGCGTCCGCGGCGCATGTCGGCAATGCCACGTCGCACGGCCCGGGCGCCCAGCCCGATCAGCATCAGCGCGACGAAGAACTCGAGGGCACGCATCGTCGACGATGAGAGTTCCGCACGCAGCCCGCCGAGCACCACGCCAGCCGCGAGCAGCGCCGACGTGTGTCCGAGCCCCCACCATGCCCCGAGCCATGCCGTGCGGCGGCTGCCGTGACCCTCTGCGACGAGGGTCGACATCGCGGCCACGTGATCGGGCTCGCAGGCGTGTCGCATGCCGGTGACGAGACCGAGCACGCACGTGATGACGACAGTGTCAGCGGTCAATCAGGGCCATCCGTAATCGAAGGCTCAGGTCTGAGGTCTCAGGTCTGAGGTCTCAGGTCTCAGGTCTCAGGTCTCAGGTCTCAGGTCTCAGGCTCAAGCTCAGGGCTCAGGGTAACCTGGGGCTTGAGACTTGAGACCTGAGACTTGAGGCGGAAGATTGAGCCAGTCTCACACACGCGGCGCGTTGCGCGCGTCTGACATACATGGAAAACGCCGAACGCCTAACGCCGAACGCTGAACGGCAAGCCCAAGGCCCAAAGCGGCCGCGGCTCAACCTGACCGTCGACCTGACTTGTCCGCCGTAGACTTGGCGAAGGTGGATGGTCGACGGCACCACTGTCAGGGGAGAACGTAGGCGTCGAGCTTGCTCGACGCGACTCCGGACTCCCGGTTCCCGATTCCCGGTACCCGGTACCCGGCACCCGTTGCCCGGTACCCGGTACCCGGTGCCCGTCAGCCATCCCGCGGTGCGCGTACGACGCGCTCGGTGCGTGCGGAGCGTTCGTCCGACCACGCCCGGAACGTCAGCGTCGCCGCGCCGAGTTCGACCACGTCGCCGTCGGCCAGGATGCGCGGCTCGGCGATCCGCTCACCGGCCACGAATGTCCCGTTGCTCGACTCGAGGTCGGCGATGGTCGTCTTGTCGGTGCCGACGTCCACACAGGCGTGCCGCCGCGATACCCCAGAAGCCTCCACCCAGACATCACACCGCGGATCGCGCCCGACGACGTTCTCGCCGGCCGCGAGCGGGAAGGCGTGGTCGTTCCGCACCAGCCAACAGAGGCGCTCCTCGGTGCGCGTCTCCGGCCGCACGGCCGCGAGGGTCTGCGCCGGTCCGCTGAACGCATAGCCAACGCGGTGCACCGTGCGGACGAAGCTGGCCTGGCGCGAGTCGTCGCCGAGCACCTGGCGAATCTCGGCGATCACCACGCTCAGGTTGGCCTCGCCCACGAACGTGTCCTGCCAGACGTGGTCGTGGATCTCGCGCTTGCTCACCACCGTCGGACGACGATCGAGCAGCAGCGCGAGCAGGTCGAATGCCTTGGGCGAGAGGTGCACGCGGGCGCCCGCGTCGAGCAGTTCGCGCGTCTCGGTGTCGAACGTGAAGCGGCCGAAGGCAACCCTCATGAACGCTCTGCGAATCCTTGGAAATCCCTTGGGACTTCGTGACGGGGTCCGGTGCATAGTACCCGACGACAGCGGAGGTAGACGGCGGAATGACAGCGGGGAAGGCTCCAAGCGGTCGGGAGATCTGGAAGGCGGTTCGCGAGGAACTCGTGCTGAACCTGTACGCGCTGCCGTTCAGCACGATTGCGCCGACCGTGTACCACGTCTACCTGCATCCGGAGGACTTCGACGCCATCGAAGGCATCTCGGGCACGCTGACCGAGCAGATCCGGCAGGCCCTCACCGAAGAGGTCACTCGCCTCAACCGCGACATGGGCGGTCGCGTGAAGACCATCATGGCGCGCCTGCTCGAGCGTGATCGGCTTGCTCCGGTCGAAATCCCGCCCGGCGGCTGGGAGGTGAACCTGCGCCGCGATCCCGATGGCGAACTCGCCCGCGGCCAACTCGGGATCGTCTCGACACTCGCCATGCCCGCGCCAGTCGAGTACGGCGGCACCCCCACCACACGCATCGTCCGCAGCATCGTCGGCGCGTCTGGCCGGGCGGCAACGGTGAGCCACGTGCCGCAGCAGGCTGGGTCTGCCGTGCCGGGGGCCGCGATGCCATCTGATGGCGGCGTGCGCGAGACGGAGGGCCGCTCGAGCCCCGACCGCGCCCGCCTCACGTACTCGGACGACCAGGGTGCGCACACGTTCATGATGCGCAAGGACACCGTGTCCATCGGCCGCGGCGGGAGTGCCGTGTGGGTGGACGTGCAGGTGATCACGACCGCACGCGTCTCACGCGAGCACGTCCGGATTCGTGGCGACGCCTCCGGCGGGTTCTTCGTGCAGGACGTCAGCCTGTGGGGTACCACCGTCGACGGCGCCCCGATCCCGCCTGCGGTGAAGGGACCCGAGGGCGTGGCGCAGCCAGGCCCCGAGCAGCCGCTCCCGGCCCGTGCCCGCATCGGCCTTGCCGACGCGATCACGATCGACTTCGAGGCCCTGGGCGCGCCATGACCTGGCTGCACATTCTCTTCCTTGTCGCCCTGCTGTCGGCCGTGGCTTGGATTGGCTGGCTTGCCTGGATGTTCGATCGTGGCTGACAGCGCGACCATTCCCGTGCTGCTCTCGGCTGCACTCTCCGACCCGGGACGCGTCCGTACGAACAACGAGGACCTGCCCATCCTCGATGCCGAGCGCGGCGTCTTCGGCGTGATTGACGGCGTCGGCGGACACGCGGCCGGCGAACTCGCCGCCGCCATCGCCCGCGACGTGATCCTGCAGCGCCTGGCGCGTCCGCTTGGCACGCCCGCGGAACGTGTGCGCGAGGCGATCGCCATCGCCAACAACGAGATCTTCCGTCGCGCTGCCAGCGAGCCCACGCTCGCCGGCATGACGTGCGTCGTCACGCTGGCGGTCGTGAGCGACGGGCGCGTCACGGTTGGCCACGTCGGCGACAGCCGGCTCTACAAGCTGCGTCCGTCGGGGGTGTGCAAGCTCACGCACGACCACTCACCGGTGGGCGAGCGCGAGGATGCGCACGAGATCGGCGAGATCGAGGCCATGCATCACCCGCGGCGGCACGAGGTCTTTCGTGACGTCGGCAGTGCGCTGCGCGACAAGGACGAACCTGACTACGTCGAGGTGATCGACGACACGCTCGAAGACGACGCGGCGATCCTGGTGTGCAGCGACGGGCTGACCGACATGATCCCGTCGGCGACGATCGAGCGCGTGGTGCGCCTGCACGCGGGTGATGCGGGGGCGGTGACGACGGCACTCGTGGCTGCGGCCAACGAGGCGGGCGGTCGAGACAACGTCACGGTGGTCTACGCCGAGTCCCCGGGGTTCGCCGCCGCGTTCAAGGCCGGCACGCCCGCCATACCCGTGAGTGATGTGGCCCCAGCGGCTGATGCTGCGGGCGGGGGCACGGCTGGCCGATCGCTCGGCGCACGCCTGCTGGCCGGCCGCACCACATGGTTCATCGTCGGAGCCGTCCTCGGGGTGCTCGGCGCGCTCCTCCTCGCCTGGCGACTCTCCACGGAGGTGCCCGTGGGCGGACGCACCATCGTTGCCGCGCCCCAGGCGTCGGAGACGGTCGGCACGCTGGCCGCGGCTGTGCAGACCGCCCACGCAGGCGACGTCATCCGCCTCGAGCCCGGCACGTATGCCGAGTCGATCGTCGTCCCCGAGGGCGTGTCGCTCCGAGCCCGCGTGCCTGGCAGCGCGGTGTTCGTCCGGCCGCCGGGCGCGACCGGCGAGTGGGTCGCCCTCGTCGCGCCGGGAGACGGCGGCGCCATCTCCGGCCTCCGGATCACCTCGACCGCGGAGGCGCCGGTGCAGGTGGGCGTGCGAGTCGACGGGCAGGGACGATCGATCGAGTTGTTGCAGGTCGATGGCCCCGTCACGGCAGGCGTGGACATGCTCGAGGACGCCTCGGCGACGCTGCAGGGCAGTCATTTCGCGGTCGCCGGTCCGGCCATCGTGCTGGCGGCGCGAAGCCAACTCGACGCCACCGGCAATGTCTTCGTGGCGCCCGCAGGGAGCAGCCCCGTCGTGCCCGCGCTGTCTCGCCGCGCCGCCGCCGTGGCAGCGAGCCGCACCGCACAGCCGGTGGCCCCGAGCATCTTCGCCATGCGCCTCGAAGACGGCGCCCGCGTCGTCCTCAATCGCAACATCTTTGCCGGCTTCGGCCCGACGCCGATCAAGGGCCTGACCGATGCCGAGCGGGAACCCATGCGTACCGCCAACGTCGTCGTGTCTCCGGACCTTTCCACCCGCTGACAGGCTGGAGACCACGAATGTCCTGGCAGGTCGCAGGTTACGAAACGGATGCAGACAAGCCCTTCGACCAGGGCAGCTTCGGCACCGTGTGGCATGCGCGGCGATTGAGCGACGGCACGCGCGTCGCGCTCAAGCTGGTGTTGCGCGACCACGCGGCCGACGCCGTCGAGCGCATCGAGGCCGAGCGACGCGGCGCAATGCTGCAGCGCAGTTTCCACGATGCGCACGGGATGGTCCCGGCGGTCCATGACGTCGGCTACGACCTGGATGGTGACCTGTATATCGCCATGGAGTTGATCCAGGGTGGGTCGCTCTCGGATTTGATCGCGACTGGCGCACTCGAGTCACGTGCGGCTGCCGATCGCGCGACGGCGATCTGCAGCTTCCTGGAGAAGGCGCACAGTTTCTCGACGACGATCGAAGGCGAGCGGTACGACCGGCTGGTCCACGCGGACCTGAAGCCGGGACACATCTTCGTGCGCGACACCGGCAACGTCATCGTCCTCGACTTCGGCATCGCCAAGGCACTCGACAAGTCCAAGCCGCTCACCACCAACAACTGGGGCACCTCCGCGTACATGTCGCCGGAGCGCCTGCTCGACGGACGCGTCGACGAGCACGTCGACTTCTGGTCGCTCGGTGTGATGCTGTACGAGATGCTGGCGGGCCATCGCCCGTACCGCGCCCTGCAGGCGCCATCGCTCAAGAGCCAGCTCGAACGCGCCATTCGCGGCAATGCGCCGCGCGAGCCGTTGCCGGAAACGGTGCCGGCGCCGCTGGTGGCCATCGTCAACAAGCTGCTCGCCTATCAGCCGGACCGGCGGTACCCGAGTGCAGGGACGGTACGAGCCGATCTGGCCTTGTTCCTCGGCGGCGGGCGGCCTATCGCCCTCGCCGAATACGACACGCCGGCAACCACCCGCGTCGACGCGCCGCGCGACGTGGACGACGAGGAAGCGCCTGCCTACGCTTCTGTGGCCTACGGTGCCGAAACGGAGCGTCGTCCCCAGGATCTCGCGCTTGCCGTGACGGGCGCCGTGCCGTCCACCGATCCGCTGCCGCTCATGCCGCCAGCCCTGCCAGGCGGCATGGCCGCAGACGTCCCAACCACGGCTATCGACGTACCGGTCGAAGGGGGTACGGCGGCCCGTATCGCGACGGCCTCGTCTCCGGTACCGCGGCCCCGACGCACGCGTCGGCTATTGTCAGCGGCGGCGGCATTGCTTGCCTTGTACGTCGGCACGTCCGAGGCAGTGGCGTGGATCGGCGCGGAACGCTTCCGTGACGTCGTCAGCACGATCGACGGTCCTGCGCTTGCGACCGCCGAAGACAGCTACGACCGCGTCGCGTCCACCGGTCCGTTGGACCTGGCGCTGCGCTGGCGAGTCGATGGCCGCCTTCAGTCGCACCTGGTCGGCCTCGCCAACCGGGTGATCGAGGACTACCGTCACGAGCAGCCGTCGCTGTCGCTGTCGGACTGGAAGCAGGCGCAGGAGGCGCTGCGCTGGAGCCTGCGTCTGGCGCCTGGCGATCGCGAGGCCCGGGCACGCCTGCAGACGTGCGAAGCGCACATCCTGCGGATCTCCACGAAACCTGGCCGTTCCGATACGACGCAAGCCACGTATCGCCGGGCCATCGATCGTTTTCGGGACGCCGCGCGACTCGATCCCGGATCGTACGACCCATACCTCGGTATCACGCGTATCGCCGTGTACAACCTCGTGCCGGCCGACGTGGAACTTGCGTCGCAGGCGATGGCGGATGCCGAGAAGCGCGGCTACTCACCGGGCCGTCGCGAACGCGCGCTGCTCGGCGACGGGCACATGCGTCGTGGCGAGGTACTGCGTCACGAGGCACGCAACGTCTCTGGCACTCAGCGCACGCACGCGCTCGAGCAGGCCCGCGACAGCTTCCAGGCGTGCATCGAGGCGTTCGAGCCCATCCTGGGGTTCGCCAACGCTGCCAGGAACATCGAGACCTGCAAGGCCCAGGTGGCGCTCGTCGAGAAGGAAATCGAGAATGCGCAGGCCAAGGAGAGCGAGTCCTGATGCGCATCATCGACACTGCAGGCGCGCGCGCCGCCACGGCACGTCCACGTTCGGCCACCGCGAGGCGCACGGCAAACGTCGAGGCGCTTGGACTCGTCGCCGCCTCCATCGTCATGGTGTTCGGGCTCGGCCTGACGACGTGGGCACGCCTCGGCGCGAGTGCTGCCGTCGGCGCGGGACGCACCGTGCATCTGCGCACGCTCAACTCCGCTGCCGACCTCCTTCCCGTACTGACGATGGTGACGGGCGAGGCCGAACGCCAGGCCATCGCCGAGCGCGTCTACCGCCGCGCCACCGATGTCACCGTGCCGATCGACCACGTCGGGGCGTTGGCCGGGATCGACTTGTCCGAGGCCGAACTCAAGGCAGACCGGAGACTCACCCGGGCCCGGGCGCGGCTGGCAGGCAGGGCCGGGACCGGGGCAGTGCGGCTTCTCACCGCCGCGGACCTGGCCGCGTTGAAGACACACGTAATCGTCCGCACACCGCGTGAGTACGTCTCGCGTCTCGGCAGGTCGATGGCCGCATTTTTTGCCCTCTTCTGGATCGCCCACCTCGTCCGCCGGTGGCGCGGTGCCGACGACGATCCCGCGTTGCTGCCGATCCTGCTGATGCTCTGCGGCCTCGGCTTCATGAGCATGATTGCGTTGCGCGATCCGCTGCGAGACGGGCTCATCGCGTCGACCTTCGTCAGTGGCGTCTGCGCCGGCCTCGTCCTGCTCCTGATCGCGTCCGAGATCGATTACGAATCGTCCGCTCTCCGCCGGTCTGTGCTCCTGCCACTGGGCGCGGCGCTTGCACTTGCGGCGCTCCTGCTCGTCTTCGGGTCCGGGCCAGGCAGCAGCGGGGTCAAGGTGAACCTGTTCGGCGGACAGCCGGTGGAAGTCATCCGGCTGCTGGTGGTGTTTGCCATTGCAGGGGCGCTCGCGCGGAGGTTCGAGCTGCTCCGCGAGCTCTCCGAACCAGCCACCGCAGCGCGTCCATGGCTTGGGCTCGTCGGTCTGCCTCGTTGGCGCGACGTGCGGCCCGTCGTGGCGAGCATGGCGCTGGTGCTCGCGTTCTTCTTCCTCCAGAAGGACCTCGGCCCGGCGCTCGTGCTTTCGTGTGTCGTGATCGCCCTCTATGCGATCGCGCGCGGTCGGCTCGCGTTCGTGTTCGTGGGATTCGGAATGCTCGCCGCCGGCTTCGCGGTGGCATACGCGATTGGATTCCCTCCGACAGTGGGCCAGCGCGTCAGCATCTGGGCCGATCCCTGGAACAACGGCGTGCCCGGTGGCAACCAGATCGCGCACGGCCTGTGGGGAATGGCAACGGGCGCGGCGTGGGGGAGCGGTCCGGGACTTGGCAGCCCGCAGTCGATTCCGGAGGGCCACACCGACTTCGTGCTCGCGGTGCTCGGCGAACAGCTTGGTTTTGTCGGCGTGCTGGCTGTCCTGGCGCTGTACGCGCTGCTGGCGTGGCGGTGCCTGCGCGTCTCGCTGCGCGCGCCGGGCGACTACAGCGCCCTGCTCGGCATCGGCGTGACCCTGGCGTTGGTCGTGCAGGCATTCGTGATTGGCGGCGGGTTGCTTGGCGTGCTGCCCCTCACCGGCGTGGTGACGCCCTTTCTCAGCTACGGGCGCTCGTCGATGCTGGCCAACTGCCTGGCCACCGGCGTGGTGATGGCGGTGGGACGGCGGCGCGGGCCGGTGCGTCTGCACCTCCAGCAGCCGGTGCGGGTGCTGGCCACGATCCTGGCGGTGCTCGGCGGCGTGATCGCCTCTCGGGCGGCGTGGGTGCAGGTCGTCGAGGCCGATACGCTGGCGACGGCGGCGAGTCTCAGCGAACAGGGCGATGGCGGCTATCGCTTCGAGTACAACCCGCGACTCGTCGCCGCGGCGCGCACGATCGATCGCGGCACGATCTCCGATCGCCATGGCGTCGTCCTCGCCACCAGCCTGCCCGGGGAGACTGCAGGCATCGACGCGGCGTTTACCAGGGCGGGGCTTGTTCGAGAACGCACCTGTGCGCCGGACGAGCCACGGTGCTACCCGCTGGGGGGCATCACGTTCAGCGTGCTGGGCGACTGGGCCGGGCAGGTGAACTGGGGCGCGCGCAACGCGTCGTACGTGGAGCGTGAACGCGATGCGCGGCTCAAGGGATTCGACGATCGACAGCGGGTTGTCGACGTCGTGCATCCCCAGACAGGCGTGCACGGCAGGACCATCCGGCGCGACTACTCGGCGCTGCTGCCCCTGGTCCGCCATGGTGCCGCATCGACGCGCCCAGAGGTGGCGCTCCTGCTCGGACGTCCGCGCGACGTGCGCGTGACCCTGGATGCGCGTCTGCAGCAGCGCGTGGCGCGGGCCTTGCGCACCGGCATGGAGCGCGGCGCGCACACACGCGGCGCGGCCGTCGTGCTCGACGTCGAGACCGGCGACGTGCTCGCATCGGTGAGCTATCCATGGCCGTCCGG includes:
- a CDS encoding FtsW/RodA/SpoVE family cell cycle protein, whose amino-acid sequence is MRIIDTAGARAATARPRSATARRTANVEALGLVAASIVMVFGLGLTTWARLGASAAVGAGRTVHLRTLNSAADLLPVLTMVTGEAERQAIAERVYRRATDVTVPIDHVGALAGIDLSEAELKADRRLTRARARLAGRAGTGAVRLLTAADLAALKTHVIVRTPREYVSRLGRSMAAFFALFWIAHLVRRWRGADDDPALLPILLMLCGLGFMSMIALRDPLRDGLIASTFVSGVCAGLVLLLIASEIDYESSALRRSVLLPLGAALALAALLLVFGSGPGSSGVKVNLFGGQPVEVIRLLVVFAIAGALARRFELLRELSEPATAARPWLGLVGLPRWRDVRPVVASMALVLAFFFLQKDLGPALVLSCVVIALYAIARGRLAFVFVGFGMLAAGFAVAYAIGFPPTVGQRVSIWADPWNNGVPGGNQIAHGLWGMATGAAWGSGPGLGSPQSIPEGHTDFVLAVLGEQLGFVGVLAVLALYALLAWRCLRVSLRAPGDYSALLGIGVTLALVVQAFVIGGGLLGVLPLTGVVTPFLSYGRSSMLANCLATGVVMAVGRRRGPVRLHLQQPVRVLATILAVLGGVIASRAAWVQVVEADTLATAASLSEQGDGGYRFEYNPRLVAAARTIDRGTISDRHGVVLATSLPGETAGIDAAFTRAGLVRERTCAPDEPRCYPLGGITFSVLGDWAGQVNWGARNASYVERERDARLKGFDDRQRVVDVVHPQTGVHGRTIRRDYSALLPLVRHGAASTRPEVALLLGRPRDVRVTLDARLQQRVARALRTGMERGAHTRGAAVVLDVETGDVLASVSYPWPSGIEGTMAASDDRHVDALLDRVRYGVYPPGSTFKLLVAAAALRTHPELQTVTHMCVRLPGGRVGNTIRGWTRPVRDDVKDVTPHGAVDLHEGLVVSCNAYFAQLAMQLGPRPLLDAVSLFQIEAAQPSTVAALRNTLPHAAYGQADVLASPLKMARVVAAIAGDGRVLPARWTEADADAAEDAPRLLSEADARRLAQYMRDVVTSGTGRTLLGNATPIAGKTGTAEVDGRPAHSWFIGFAPYGGSRPIAFAVLVENAGYGARSAAPVAGEIVDAARELGLFK